The following proteins are encoded in a genomic region of Rubrobacter xylanophilus DSM 9941:
- the nfi gene encoding deoxyribonuclease V (cleaves DNA at apurinic or apyrimidinic sites), whose product MRVREVHGFDLAPAEARRLQEELAGRVEEGPPLEVGRVRHVAGADVSTQDGVAYATVAVLDFPGLSVVEVRGFEAPLRFPYIPGLLAFREVPAVIGALRAVETPVDALICDAQGRAHPRRMGLACHVGLFVDVPTVGCAKSRLVGGFREPGEERGSVSDLVHGGEVVGRVVRTRRRVSPVFVSVGNRIDLDSAVELVLACCSRYRLPEPTRQAHNAANRLRREGQMGLL is encoded by the coding sequence TTGAGGGTTCGGGAGGTTCACGGCTTCGACCTCGCGCCGGCGGAGGCGCGGCGGCTGCAGGAGGAGCTTGCGGGGCGCGTGGAGGAGGGGCCGCCGCTGGAGGTGGGGCGGGTTCGGCACGTGGCCGGGGCGGACGTCTCCACCCAGGACGGCGTGGCGTACGCCACCGTCGCCGTGCTGGACTTTCCGGGGCTTTCGGTCGTCGAGGTCCGGGGGTTCGAGGCCCCGCTCCGCTTCCCCTACATCCCCGGGCTTCTCGCCTTCCGGGAGGTGCCGGCCGTCATCGGGGCGCTCCGGGCGGTCGAGACGCCGGTGGACGCGCTCATCTGCGACGCGCAGGGGAGGGCGCATCCCCGGAGGATGGGGCTCGCCTGCCACGTGGGGCTCTTCGTGGACGTTCCCACCGTCGGGTGCGCCAAGAGCCGGCTCGTCGGCGGCTTTCGGGAGCCCGGGGAGGAGAGAGGCAGCGTCTCCGACCTCGTCCACGGGGGGGAGGTCGTGGGGAGGGTCGTGCGGACTCGGAGGCGGGTCTCGCCCGTCTTTGTCTCCGTCGGCAACCGCATAGACCTCGACAGCGCGGTGGAGCTCGTGCTCGCCTGCTGCTCCCGCTACCGTCTCCCCGAGCCCACCCGGCAGGCGCACAACGCGGCCAACCGTCTGCGGAGGGAGGGGCAGATGGGGCTGCTGTAG
- a CDS encoding ABC transporter substrate-binding protein — translation MTEMRGIRGLSRREFLQLGGAGLAGAALLGVAGCGGGETIGGGQQGGGGENVFTFGRGADSVGLDPINVTDGESLIVCRQVFDGLLDFKPETTDLVPALATEVPEPEEGGRVYTFRLREGVRFHDGEPFNAEAVVFNFERWKNTGSPYHKGGGSQSSNFAYYAGMFGGFDDDSVIESVEAVDERTVRFTLREVQAPFLRNIAMSPFGIASPKAIREDVERFWKNPVGTGPFKFVSWDQGSTVRLEKNPDWWGTDLPEEEGGGGPFVDRVVFRSIPDNTARVAALSGGQLSGADGLTPDDVPTIEEDPNLKVITRPPMNIGYLAMNVQKEPFNDRRVRLAVAHAINMPEIVEAFFGDTGQVASNPYPPTIPYFREETEPYEYDPERARRLLREAGLGDGFEAELWYMPIPRPYMPDGKGIAQAMQRDLKEVGIDVRLVTREWGTYLEETGRGAHDMCLLGWTGDNGDPDNFLNVLLSSKTATKTDAQNVAYYKNPELDRILERAASTIDEDERRRLYVRAQEIVHEDAPWAPIAYAEPPLGFQNSVRGYHPSPTGGESFNSVKISG, via the coding sequence ATGACGGAGATGAGAGGGATACGCGGGCTAAGCCGCAGGGAGTTTCTGCAGCTCGGCGGGGCCGGCCTGGCAGGGGCCGCCCTGCTCGGCGTGGCCGGGTGCGGCGGCGGGGAGACCATCGGCGGCGGCCAGCAGGGCGGCGGGGGAGAGAACGTCTTCACCTTCGGGCGCGGCGCGGACTCCGTGGGGCTGGACCCCATAAACGTCACCGACGGCGAGTCGCTCATCGTGTGCCGGCAGGTGTTCGACGGGCTGCTGGACTTCAAGCCCGAGACTACGGACCTCGTGCCGGCGCTGGCCACCGAGGTCCCGGAGCCCGAGGAGGGCGGCCGCGTCTACACCTTCAGGCTGCGCGAGGGCGTCAGGTTCCACGACGGGGAGCCCTTCAACGCCGAGGCCGTGGTCTTCAACTTCGAGCGCTGGAAGAACACGGGCAGCCCCTACCACAAGGGCGGCGGGAGCCAGAGCTCCAACTTCGCCTACTACGCGGGCATGTTCGGCGGCTTCGACGACGACTCCGTCATAGAGAGCGTGGAGGCGGTGGACGAGCGCACCGTCCGGTTCACCCTCAGGGAGGTGCAGGCCCCCTTCCTGCGCAACATAGCCATGAGCCCCTTCGGGATCGCCTCCCCCAAGGCCATAAGGGAGGACGTCGAGCGGTTCTGGAAGAACCCGGTGGGCACCGGGCCCTTCAAGTTCGTCTCCTGGGACCAGGGCTCGACGGTCAGGCTCGAGAAGAACCCCGACTGGTGGGGGACCGACCTGCCCGAGGAGGAGGGCGGCGGCGGGCCGTTCGTGGACCGGGTGGTCTTCCGCTCCATCCCGGACAACACCGCGCGGGTCGCGGCGCTCTCCGGCGGCCAGCTCTCCGGGGCCGACGGGCTCACCCCGGACGACGTGCCGACCATCGAGGAGGACCCCAACCTCAAGGTCATAACCCGGCCGCCGATGAACATCGGGTACCTGGCGATGAACGTCCAGAAGGAGCCCTTCAACGACCGGCGGGTGCGGCTGGCGGTGGCGCACGCCATAAACATGCCCGAGATCGTGGAGGCCTTCTTCGGGGACACCGGGCAGGTGGCCTCCAACCCCTACCCGCCGACCATCCCGTACTTCCGGGAGGAGACCGAGCCCTACGAGTACGACCCCGAGCGGGCGCGGCGGCTGCTGCGGGAGGCCGGGCTCGGGGACGGGTTCGAGGCCGAGCTGTGGTACATGCCCATCCCGCGCCCTTACATGCCCGACGGCAAGGGCATAGCCCAGGCCATGCAGCGCGACCTCAAGGAGGTCGGCATCGACGTGAGGCTGGTGACCCGCGAGTGGGGGACCTACCTCGAGGAGACCGGCCGGGGGGCCCACGACATGTGCCTGCTCGGGTGGACCGGGGACAACGGCGACCCGGACAACTTCCTCAACGTGCTGCTCTCCAGCAAGACCGCCACGAAGACCGACGCGCAGAACGTCGCCTACTACAAGAACCCGGAGCTCGACAGGATCCTGGAGCGGGCCGCCTCCACCATAGACGAGGACGAGCGGCGGAGGCTCTACGTCCGGGCGCAGGAGATCGTCCACGAAGACGCCCCCTGGGCCCCCATAGCCTACGCCGAGCCGCCGCTGGGCTTCCAGAACTCCGTGCGGGGCTACCACCCGAGCCCGACCGGCGGCGAGTCGTTCAACTCCGTGAAGATCTCCGGGTAA
- a CDS encoding ABC transporter permease — protein MAEARLPKGSGGGPVAGPELAAPEAVRTRTRWSDFRRAFVSNRLAVAGAAVMAAFVVMAVFAPLIAPYDPLAQNLTEKFAPPSAEHPLGQDELGRDILSRVIYGARVSLTAGIAAVAFATVAGTLVGVVSGYAGRWVDSVLMRLMDVLLAFPSILLAIVIVTILGQGLANAMLAVGIVLLPQIARVVRSSVISVRERDYVEAERAIGASHARIIFSAILPNSMAPLIVQATLALATAILDVAALSFLGLGAQPPTPEWGAMLTDAFRSGFGVFVNGQHAILFPGIAIALAVLSVNFVGDGLRDALDPRHRR, from the coding sequence ATGGCCGAGGCGAGGCTCCCCAAGGGCTCGGGGGGCGGCCCGGTCGCGGGGCCGGAGCTGGCCGCCCCGGAGGCGGTGCGCACCCGCACCCGCTGGAGCGACTTCCGGCGGGCCTTCGTCTCCAACCGGCTGGCGGTCGCCGGGGCCGCCGTCATGGCGGCGTTCGTGGTCATGGCGGTCTTCGCGCCGCTCATAGCGCCCTACGACCCGCTGGCCCAGAACCTCACGGAGAAGTTCGCGCCGCCGAGCGCGGAGCACCCGCTCGGGCAGGACGAGCTGGGGCGGGACATACTCTCCAGGGTCATCTACGGCGCGCGGGTCTCGCTCACCGCGGGCATAGCCGCCGTGGCCTTCGCCACGGTGGCCGGGACGCTGGTGGGGGTGGTGTCCGGGTACGCCGGGCGGTGGGTCGACTCGGTGCTGATGCGCCTGATGGACGTGCTCCTGGCCTTCCCGAGCATCCTGCTGGCCATCGTGATCGTCACCATCCTCGGGCAGGGGCTCGCCAACGCGATGCTGGCGGTGGGGATAGTGCTCCTGCCGCAGATAGCCCGGGTGGTCCGCTCCTCGGTCATCAGCGTCCGGGAGCGGGACTACGTGGAGGCCGAGCGGGCCATCGGGGCCTCGCACGCCCGCATCATCTTCTCCGCCATCCTTCCCAACAGCATGGCCCCCCTGATCGTGCAGGCGACCCTGGCGCTGGCCACCGCGATCCTGGACGTGGCGGCGCTCTCCTTTCTGGGGCTCGGGGCCCAGCCGCCCACCCCCGAGTGGGGGGCGATGCTCACCGACGCCTTCCGCAGCGGCTTCGGGGTCTTCGTCAACGGCCAGCACGCCATCCTGTTCCCCGGCATAGCCATCGCCCTGGCCGTGCTCTCGGTGAACTTCGTGGGCGACGGCTTGCGCGACGCCCTCGACCCGCGCCACCGCAGGTAG
- a CDS encoding class E sortase has product MRAERFGDWTSGGRRRRRRRRGGGRTFHRRRMIAACGVGLVLFAFAWLLVDMRVSGHARVASAPADHTLHLTVPKMKRVKNIPVYTASSTNEAALNAGAIHLKGTGFPWEREANVYIAGHRLGYWGTGSFLVFYDLHKLREGDKVVLRDAEGRRYVYSVFRRLVVPPDRTSVTRPIPGKNIVSLQACTLPDYSRRLVVQAELVEVVEPPVQASAGG; this is encoded by the coding sequence GTGAGGGCCGAGCGTTTCGGAGACTGGACGAGCGGCGGGCGCCGGCGGCGCAGGAGGCGGAGGGGGGGAGGGCGGACCTTCCACCGGCGGCGGATGATCGCCGCCTGCGGCGTCGGACTGGTGCTCTTCGCCTTCGCCTGGCTGCTCGTGGACATGCGGGTCTCGGGCCACGCCCGCGTCGCCTCAGCCCCCGCGGACCACACGCTGCACCTGACGGTCCCGAAGATGAAGCGGGTGAAGAACATCCCGGTCTACACCGCATCCTCCACGAACGAGGCCGCCCTGAACGCGGGGGCCATACACCTCAAGGGCACCGGCTTCCCCTGGGAGCGGGAGGCGAACGTGTACATCGCCGGCCACCGGCTCGGGTACTGGGGGACCGGCAGCTTCCTGGTCTTCTACGACCTGCACAAGCTCAGGGAGGGGGACAAGGTGGTGCTCCGGGACGCCGAGGGCCGCCGGTACGTCTACAGCGTGTTCCGCAGGCTGGTCGTCCCGCCGGACAGAACCTCGGTGACGCGCCCCATCCCCGGCAAGAACATCGTCTCGCTGCAGGCCTGCACGCTGCCGGACTACTCCAGGCGCCTCGTGGTGCAGGCCGAGCTGGTGGAGGTGGTGGAGCCCCCGGTGCAGGCGAGCGCCGGGGGCTAG
- a CDS encoding ABC transporter permease gives MTTYIARRLLQIIPVLFGVSVIVFFMVRAIPGDPAQILLGQQATPEQVERLRERLGLNEDPLTQYVIFLRDALTGDLGESIVTGRPVTVELLDRFPATLELTLAALLFAVAVGIPVGVLAAVRQYSWIDRLTSVVALTGVSMPIFWLALVLVVVFTVRLDLLPFPGRLSSGVEIVRITGMVVPDAILTGNFAGLWDGVKHLILPAVALGTIPMAVVTRMTRSAMLEVMGEDYIRTAHAKGVTPWRVVFKHALRNAMLPVVTVIGLQFGLLMGGAVLTETIFSWDGIGQIALESIYRRDYPMIQGVVLYGAFFFVLVNLVVDILYAVLDPRVRY, from the coding sequence CTGACCACGTACATCGCGCGGCGGCTGCTCCAGATCATCCCGGTCCTCTTCGGGGTGTCGGTCATCGTGTTCTTCATGGTCCGGGCCATCCCCGGCGACCCGGCCCAGATCCTGCTGGGCCAGCAGGCCACCCCCGAGCAGGTCGAGCGGCTCAGGGAGCGGCTCGGGCTCAACGAGGACCCGCTCACCCAGTACGTCATCTTTCTCAGGGACGCGCTCACCGGGGATCTTGGCGAGTCGATCGTCACCGGCCGGCCGGTTACCGTGGAGCTGCTCGACCGCTTCCCGGCCACGCTGGAGCTCACCCTGGCGGCGCTGCTCTTCGCGGTGGCGGTGGGCATCCCGGTGGGGGTGCTCGCCGCGGTCAGGCAGTACTCCTGGATAGACCGGCTCACCTCCGTGGTGGCGCTCACCGGGGTCTCCATGCCCATCTTCTGGCTCGCGCTGGTGCTCGTGGTCGTCTTCACCGTCAGGCTGGACCTCCTGCCGTTCCCGGGGAGGCTCAGCAGCGGGGTGGAGATCGTCCGCATCACCGGCATGGTCGTGCCGGACGCCATCCTCACGGGGAATTTCGCCGGGCTGTGGGACGGGGTGAAGCACCTAATCCTGCCGGCCGTGGCGCTCGGCACCATCCCGATGGCGGTGGTCACCCGGATGACCCGCAGCGCGATGCTGGAGGTGATGGGGGAGGACTACATCCGCACCGCCCACGCCAAGGGGGTCACCCCCTGGCGGGTGGTCTTCAAGCACGCCCTCCGGAACGCCATGCTCCCGGTCGTCACGGTCATAGGGCTGCAGTTCGGGCTCCTCATGGGCGGGGCGGTGCTCACCGAGACCATCTTCTCGTGGGACGGGATCGGGCAGATCGCGCTCGAGTCCATCTACCGGCGGGACTACCCGATGATCCAGGGCGTGGTCCTCTACGGGGCGTTCTTCTTCGTGCTGGTGAACCTGGTGGTGGACATCCTGTACGCGGTGCTCGACCCGCGGGTGAGGTACTAG
- a CDS encoding short-chain fatty acid transporter — MQERLSAPRSFGGNRVTGFFVGLAERYLPDAYLFAVVLTLIAGLLTAIFVTADIFVLVDAWYNGMWNILTFALQMALILLTGYTVARSRPVSRLLDWIASKPKNQGQALAFIIVVSSVASLINWGFGLVVAAIMARYIGKRLENVDYAILVSAGYAGFIVWASGLSSSIALAVSTPGSEANITQQVTGQVLDFGRTILTWWNIVPVVLIVVLLVPLYWWMMPKRPEHMRKVDRALLAREDEEAGRAETPDTPAGRLERFWPLNLAIAGAIFLYFGHQLAAGEFVFDFNAVIALFLAVGLILHWTPISYVRSFTGSAGAMGPIALQYPLYGGIQGLMVLTVGGISLAGTIADWFLAFSNEYTFAFWTFVSSNVISLFIPSGGGHWVVQGPVMVPAAERLGVDQGLTAMAVAWGEGTANMVQPFWALPILGIVGLGIRDIMGYGVFTLGLSFAIYGAFTLIAPFFL, encoded by the coding sequence ATGCAGGAGCGGCTCAGCGCCCCGCGCAGCTTCGGGGGAAACAGGGTGACCGGCTTCTTCGTCGGGCTCGCCGAGAGGTACCTGCCGGACGCCTACCTCTTCGCGGTCGTGCTCACCCTCATAGCCGGCCTGCTCACGGCCATCTTCGTCACGGCGGACATCTTCGTGTTGGTGGACGCCTGGTACAACGGGATGTGGAACATCCTCACCTTCGCCCTGCAGATGGCGCTCATCCTGCTCACCGGCTACACCGTGGCCCGCTCGCGGCCCGTCTCGCGGCTGCTCGACTGGATAGCCTCCAAGCCCAAGAACCAGGGGCAGGCGCTCGCCTTCATCATCGTCGTCTCCTCCGTCGCCAGCCTCATCAACTGGGGCTTCGGGCTGGTCGTCGCCGCGATCATGGCCCGCTACATCGGCAAGCGGCTGGAGAACGTGGACTACGCCATCCTGGTCTCCGCCGGGTACGCCGGGTTCATCGTGTGGGCCAGCGGCCTCTCCTCCTCCATAGCCCTCGCCGTCTCCACCCCCGGCAGCGAGGCCAACATAACCCAGCAGGTCACCGGGCAGGTGCTGGACTTCGGCCGGACCATCCTCACCTGGTGGAACATCGTCCCCGTGGTGCTCATCGTCGTGCTGCTCGTCCCCCTGTACTGGTGGATGATGCCCAAGCGGCCCGAGCACATGCGCAAGGTCGACCGCGCCCTGCTCGCCCGCGAGGACGAGGAGGCCGGGCGGGCGGAGACCCCGGACACCCCGGCCGGCAGGCTGGAGCGCTTCTGGCCCCTCAACCTCGCGATAGCCGGCGCCATCTTCCTCTACTTCGGGCATCAGCTCGCCGCCGGCGAGTTCGTCTTCGACTTCAACGCCGTCATCGCGCTGTTTCTGGCTGTCGGCCTGATCCTCCACTGGACCCCCATCTCCTACGTCCGGTCCTTCACCGGCAGCGCGGGGGCCATGGGCCCCATAGCCCTCCAGTACCCGCTCTACGGCGGCATCCAGGGGCTCATGGTGCTCACCGTGGGCGGGATCAGCCTCGCCGGGACCATCGCCGACTGGTTCCTGGCCTTCTCCAACGAGTACACCTTCGCCTTCTGGACCTTCGTCTCCTCCAACGTCATCAGCCTCTTCATCCCCTCCGGCGGCGGGCACTGGGTGGTGCAGGGGCCGGTGATGGTCCCGGCGGCCGAGAGGCTCGGCGTGGACCAGGGGCTGACCGCGATGGCGGTGGCCTGGGGGGAGGGGACGGCGAACATGGTGCAGCCCTTCTGGGCGCTCCCCATTCTGGGCATCGTGGGCCTCGGGATCCGGGACATCATGGGCTACGGGGTCTTCACCCTCGGGCTGAGCTTCGCGATCTACGGGGCCTTCACCCTCATAGCCCCCTTCTTCCTGTAG
- a CDS encoding sulfite oxidase, giving the protein MLAAVAQGVVGLVPGWLATAGVELLGAADIPVLISAILVLAFLLAGLLGVLAARRPGLALLGVAALGAVALAACFAGPPAAPAATVATVAAALLLGAGLSEALLRVAGLRGAGSAPPRSPAVRSREAHSGGVVVDRGGFVLVSGAAAVAGLAAAVAGRALAGGSPRRAAPKPLRLPAEPRRAGGAPRHRTLPPPPEDASIEAPGMPPLITPAEDFYLVDTALVSPRVDAREWSLRVGGAVRNPLELSYSDLLSMPTREADITLSCVSNEVGGGLVSNGRWTGVLLSDLLREAGMDPRGISGDSAQIVGRSVDGWTAGFRTGLAFDGREALVAFGLNGSELPLKHGYPARLVVPGLYGYVSATKWLAEIELTGWDFDAYWIQRGWSKEGPVRTQSRIDTVKDGETLPAGRIPVGGVAWVPHRGISKVEVSTDGGKTWQEARLAAQLDPDSWRHYLYEWEAPPGEHTLQVRATDGEGRTQTARRAPPHPSGATGYHTVRVAVA; this is encoded by the coding sequence GTGCTGGCCGCGGTGGCGCAGGGGGTCGTAGGGCTCGTCCCGGGCTGGCTGGCGACGGCGGGCGTAGAGCTTCTCGGCGCGGCGGACATCCCGGTCCTGATCTCCGCCATCCTGGTCCTGGCGTTCCTGCTCGCCGGGCTGCTCGGCGTCCTCGCCGCCCGCCGGCCCGGGCTCGCGCTGCTCGGCGTCGCGGCCCTCGGGGCCGTGGCGCTCGCCGCCTGCTTCGCCGGGCCGCCCGCGGCGCCGGCCGCCACGGTCGCCACGGTGGCCGCCGCGCTCCTCCTGGGCGCAGGCCTCTCCGAGGCCCTGCTGAGAGTGGCGGGGCTCAGGGGAGCGGGGAGCGCCCCTCCCCGCTCCCCCGCCGTGCGCTCGAGGGAGGCGCACTCCGGCGGCGTCGTGGTGGACCGCGGGGGGTTCGTCTTGGTGAGCGGGGCCGCCGCCGTGGCGGGGCTCGCCGCCGCCGTCGCTGGCCGCGCGCTGGCCGGCGGCTCCCCGCGGCGCGCGGCCCCGAAGCCCCTGAGGCTGCCCGCGGAGCCGAGGAGGGCGGGCGGGGCGCCGCGGCACCGGACGCTCCCCCCGCCCCCGGAGGACGCCTCCATAGAGGCCCCGGGGATGCCGCCCCTCATCACGCCGGCCGAGGACTTCTACCTGGTCGACACCGCCCTCGTCTCCCCGCGGGTGGACGCCCGCGAGTGGTCGCTGCGGGTCGGCGGCGCGGTGAGGAACCCCCTCGAGCTCTCCTACTCCGACCTCCTCTCCATGCCCACCCGCGAGGCTGACATAACCCTCTCCTGCGTCTCGAACGAGGTCGGGGGCGGGCTGGTCTCCAACGGCCGCTGGACCGGCGTGCTCCTCTCCGACCTGCTGCGGGAGGCCGGGATGGACCCCCGCGGCATCTCCGGGGACTCCGCCCAGATCGTGGGCCGCAGCGTGGACGGCTGGACCGCGGGCTTCCGCACCGGGCTGGCCTTCGACGGCCGGGAGGCGCTCGTGGCCTTCGGCCTCAACGGCAGCGAGCTCCCCCTCAAGCACGGCTACCCGGCCCGCCTGGTGGTCCCCGGGCTCTACGGCTACGTCTCGGCGACGAAGTGGCTCGCCGAGATAGAGCTCACCGGCTGGGACTTCGACGCCTACTGGATACAGCGCGGCTGGTCCAAGGAGGGGCCGGTCAGGACGCAGTCCCGGATCGACACCGTGAAGGACGGCGAGACCCTCCCCGCCGGCAGGATCCCCGTGGGCGGCGTCGCCTGGGTCCCGCACCGCGGCATCTCGAAGGTCGAGGTCTCGACCGACGGCGGCAAGACCTGGCAGGAGGCCCGGCTCGCCGCCCAGCTCGACCCCGACTCCTGGCGCCACTACCTCTACGAGTGGGAGGCCCCTCCCGGAGAGCACACCCTCCAGGTCCGCGCCACCGACGGCGAGGGCCGCACCCAGACCGCCCGCAGGGCCCCGCCCCACCCCTCCGGGGCCACCGGCTACCACACCGTCCGCGTCGCCGTCGCGTGA